One region of Flavobacterium sp. KACC 22763 genomic DNA includes:
- a CDS encoding Imm19 family immunity protein: MNKPIQIEELTNNTFFWKYYFCWSRGYDEKEELNIDEVLEVVETNETEAYEWEWKFFNQNDIEENPRYVAGKISDDLNYAIEFAEYEINFFLNDIYIGNLGGHFEAWFFTMDELLAFEKYPNLFLLFLPMTGIQENEKAVLKPIMVKHLNAIPKFEAHSEYISDCILNGLVMQSPFVEIKDIGLTNTENHSVRNITDYPRYKEDVTKLNKVLKNSLVP, translated from the coding sequence ATGAATAAACCAATACAAATTGAAGAGCTTACTAATAACACTTTTTTCTGGAAGTATTATTTCTGTTGGTCGAGAGGCTATGATGAAAAAGAAGAACTCAATATTGATGAGGTTTTGGAAGTTGTAGAAACAAATGAAACTGAAGCTTATGAATGGGAATGGAAGTTTTTCAATCAAAACGATATAGAAGAAAATCCTAGATATGTTGCGGGCAAAATTAGTGATGATTTAAATTATGCCATTGAATTTGCTGAATACGAAATCAACTTTTTTCTAAACGATATTTACATCGGCAATTTAGGCGGGCATTTTGAAGCTTGGTTTTTTACGATGGATGAGTTATTGGCTTTTGAAAAATATCCAAATCTATTTCTTCTTTTTCTTCCAATGACAGGAATACAAGAAAATGAAAAAGCTGTTTTAAAACCCATAATGGTAAAACATTTAAACGCAATTCCAAAGTTTGAAGCACATTCAGAATATATTTCAGACTGTATTTTAAATGGATTAGTAATGCAATCTCCTTTTGTAGAAATAAAAGATATCGGATTGACAAATACCGAAAATCATAGTGTAAGAAACATAACAGATTATCCGCGCTACAAAGAAGATGTAACGAAATTGAATAAGGTGTTGAAAAACAGTTTAGTACCTTAG
- a CDS encoding DUF6138 family protein, whose protein sequence is MRELNYLVKIEGNEALLEKFIEAIDTNTVKIDKAYPNPYVLDSGEKFLLSPIIEYFFQTRPFSKEFYISFVEKLRKLNGFDSYRYTLGLQAEELVFNSFERVKKGKYKIFIPKTKEELPKPILTEEQKDLLSFICYIAVSHIKYGPSYATVTANEYFDVVTELGSDEVEQLKKNGTGKIPKELTEYKDKDFTGKANDVFAKISLKLITETEESYAKAMHFVNNLLKSDFPKSFEISFSSKGKELLPIKGLPKCGQNYFFAGAVKYPNLHKSILEYIDLTKKKYEWYTNLEAENCAMPSTFAVFALGLQDEKNFDTLIDYYQTIDGEHQSIQQKFTPVFLEKFGINEKSIKVYINAVLSMQEHPHNKVFTSYFTNENSLKLLLDSKENFVSYYFTEEDLKEYSDSGTNVQEMADYCWEGVMYTTFGEKKNFAKISKQLTNGEKQIFEKLL, encoded by the coding sequence ATGAGAGAATTAAATTATTTAGTAAAAATAGAAGGCAACGAAGCGCTTTTAGAAAAATTCATTGAAGCGATTGATACTAATACTGTTAAAATAGATAAAGCATATCCAAATCCGTACGTATTAGATTCGGGAGAAAAATTTCTGCTATCACCCATAATCGAATATTTTTTCCAGACGAGACCTTTTTCAAAAGAGTTTTACATTTCGTTTGTTGAAAAACTAAGAAAGCTTAATGGATTCGATAGCTACCGTTACACATTAGGATTGCAGGCAGAAGAATTGGTTTTTAATAGTTTTGAAAGAGTAAAAAAAGGTAAATACAAGATTTTTATACCCAAAACAAAAGAAGAACTTCCGAAACCCATATTGACGGAAGAACAAAAAGATCTTTTAAGTTTTATATGTTATATCGCTGTCTCACACATTAAATATGGGCCAAGTTATGCCACAGTTACGGCAAATGAGTATTTTGATGTTGTGACAGAATTGGGTTCTGATGAAGTAGAACAGCTGAAGAAAAACGGAACGGGGAAAATTCCAAAAGAGTTGACCGAGTACAAAGACAAAGATTTTACAGGAAAAGCAAATGATGTTTTTGCTAAAATAAGTCTTAAACTGATTACCGAAACAGAAGAAAGTTACGCAAAAGCAATGCATTTCGTAAATAACCTTCTAAAATCTGATTTTCCTAAAAGTTTCGAAATTAGTTTTTCATCAAAAGGAAAAGAATTGCTTCCTATAAAAGGGCTTCCAAAATGCGGACAGAATTATTTTTTTGCTGGAGCGGTAAAATATCCAAATCTGCATAAAAGCATTTTAGAATACATTGATCTTACAAAAAAGAAATACGAATGGTACACCAATCTTGAAGCTGAAAATTGTGCTATGCCTTCGACTTTTGCTGTTTTTGCTTTAGGATTACAAGACGAAAAAAATTTTGATACACTAATAGATTATTATCAAACAATAGATGGAGAACATCAGTCTATTCAGCAGAAATTTACACCAGTGTTTCTGGAGAAATTCGGAATAAACGAAAAATCAATTAAAGTCTATATCAATGCTGTTTTATCCATGCAAGAACATCCGCATAATAAGGTTTTCACATCTTATTTTACAAATGAAAATAGCTTGAAGTTATTATTGGATAGTAAAGAGAATTTTGTTTCGTATTATTTTACAGAAGAAGATTTAAAAGAATATTCAGATAGTGGGACTAATGTTCAAGAAATGGCAGATTATTGTTGGGAAGGTGTGATGTATACAACATTTGGCGAGAAAAAGAATTTTGCTAAAATTAGCAAACAGCTTACAAATGGAGAAAAACAAATCTTTGAAAAACTTTTGTAA
- a CDS encoding SMI1/KNR4 family protein has protein sequence MNYIQKIKRLYRLSENENYGFSEKQILDLEKRLNVKLPSKLKEYYLELGKGEKLNYCFNRLLKPENEIGFSDDDFLVFYEENQNVAFWGIKKEDLSQDNPPIYGNYDTIEKSDWEIEIETTENFFLLMAVFNGTLGGLQFNGNYLGEIDSEIVKMVEENYALVPEISRENQKIYTADFYDIISLSFDQENNCTGAFIGSSDQERFDAILDLVDIDWSYLSYDDEEYDEDDEE, from the coding sequence ATGAATTATATTCAAAAGATTAAACGCCTTTACCGCCTATCTGAAAATGAAAACTACGGATTTTCAGAAAAACAGATTCTCGATCTTGAGAAAAGATTAAATGTAAAACTTCCTTCAAAGCTCAAAGAATATTATTTAGAATTAGGGAAAGGAGAAAAGCTAAATTACTGTTTTAACAGACTTTTGAAACCTGAAAATGAAATCGGATTTTCAGATGATGATTTTCTGGTTTTTTATGAAGAAAATCAGAACGTAGCTTTTTGGGGAATTAAAAAAGAAGATTTATCACAGGATAATCCGCCAATATATGGCAATTACGACACAATAGAAAAATCAGATTGGGAAATAGAAATTGAGACAACAGAGAACTTTTTTCTTTTGATGGCAGTTTTCAACGGTACTTTGGGTGGACTTCAATTTAACGGAAATTATTTAGGAGAAATTGATTCTGAAATTGTAAAGATGGTTGAAGAAAACTATGCGCTTGTTCCAGAAATTAGCAGAGAAAATCAAAAGATATATACAGCTGATTTTTATGATATAATAAGTTTGTCATTCGATCAAGAGAACAACTGTACAGGAGCTTTTATCGGATCAAGCGATCAGGAACGATTTGATGCCATTCTTGATCTTGTTGATATTGATTGGTCTTATCTGTCTTATGATGATGAAGAATATGATGAAGACGATGAGGAATAA
- a CDS encoding DsbA family protein yields MSEDKINPLLCDPVSGMCEMPAGEKSNEKTAIPTENKPVKIIYYTDPICSSCWGIEPQLRKLKLEYGDYFEIDYRMGGLLPDWSYNSGGISKPSDVAHHWDEASLYYEMPIDGNVWLEDPLDSSYPSCIAMKAAQMQNKEKAVNFMRILREKLYLDKKNIAKWENIAEAAKIAGLDVPKLKADYDDAEELFQEDLNLGKTLGVRGFPTLFLANADNNQLTVYGSKPYASYENALLALFPEAKKKSIKNENPLDLFEIFPTLAPKEYAVILDKSTSEATSILEKLYQQGLLGKKTIKNGSLYIKK; encoded by the coding sequence ATGAGCGAAGACAAAATAAATCCGTTATTATGCGATCCTGTAAGCGGAATGTGCGAAATGCCTGCTGGCGAAAAATCGAATGAAAAAACAGCTATTCCAACAGAAAATAAACCAGTCAAAATAATTTACTATACCGACCCTATTTGTTCTTCTTGTTGGGGAATTGAACCTCAGCTTAGAAAATTAAAACTAGAGTACGGCGATTATTTTGAAATTGATTATCGAATGGGCGGTTTATTGCCAGATTGGAGCTATAACAGTGGCGGAATAAGCAAACCATCTGATGTTGCACACCATTGGGACGAAGCTAGTTTGTATTACGAAATGCCCATTGATGGAAATGTTTGGCTTGAAGATCCGTTAGATTCTTCATATCCGTCGTGTATTGCTATGAAAGCAGCGCAAATGCAGAATAAAGAAAAAGCAGTTAACTTTATGCGTATTCTTCGCGAAAAGCTTTATCTAGATAAAAAGAATATTGCCAAATGGGAAAATATAGCAGAAGCTGCAAAAATCGCAGGTCTAGATGTTCCGAAACTAAAAGCAGATTATGATGATGCCGAAGAACTTTTTCAAGAAGATTTAAATTTAGGAAAAACTCTTGGTGTACGAGGTTTTCCAACTTTATTTTTAGCCAACGCTGATAATAATCAATTAACTGTTTACGGTTCTAAACCTTATGCTTCTTATGAAAATGCTTTACTAGCGTTATTTCCTGAAGCAAAAAAGAAGAGTATTAAAAATGAAAATCCGCTAGATTTGTTTGAAATTTTTCCAACATTAGCACCAAAAGAATATGCTGTCATTTTGGATAAATCGACTTCTGAAGCCACTTCTATTTTAGAGAAATTATATCAGCAAGGTTTATTGGGTAAAAAGACAATCAAAAATGGTTCGCTATATATTAAAAAGTAA
- a CDS encoding NUDIX domain-containing protein, which yields MKPLSSFNVRAYAICENDNKILALYEYHKGKLYCKLPGGGVEFGEGILDCLHREFEEELNAKIEIVGHLYTQEHFVESIIDDGRQILLVYYIVKISNLEEMKISTSDISRFEWIDINENPFVLPIDKIALAKYRERFNIPNQ from the coding sequence ATGAAACCTCTCTCTAGTTTTAACGTAAGAGCTTATGCGATTTGCGAAAACGATAATAAGATTTTAGCACTTTACGAATATCACAAAGGCAAATTATATTGCAAACTTCCAGGTGGAGGTGTAGAATTTGGCGAAGGTATTCTAGATTGTCTGCACAGAGAATTTGAAGAAGAGCTTAATGCTAAAATCGAAATCGTTGGCCATCTATATACGCAAGAACATTTTGTTGAATCTATTATTGATGATGGAAGACAGATTCTTTTGGTTTATTATATCGTAAAAATTAGTAATCTTGAAGAAATGAAAATCAGTACATCAGATATAAGCAGATTTGAATGGATTGATATCAATGAAAATCCGTTTGTTTTACCAATAGATAAAATTGCGCTTGCCAAATACAGAGAACGATTTAACATTCCCAATCAGTAA
- a CDS encoding CinA family protein, whose protein sequence is MASDKVTACCQALIEKNLTISFAESASAGKMCYEFSTVLNSGRILIGGIVCYHTSMKEDLLHIPWGTIEQYSAESAEVTKLMAQNFYRYINSDICVGLTGLTTPGGSESDSKPVGTIFIHIIFGEKQIAKRFEFKGTPEKIINQAIDVVADLVLKEI, encoded by the coding sequence ATGGCATCAGATAAGGTAACCGCATGCTGTCAAGCTTTGATAGAAAAGAACTTAACAATATCATTTGCAGAAAGTGCCTCTGCTGGAAAAATGTGCTATGAGTTTTCGACAGTTCTTAATTCCGGAAGAATTCTCATAGGCGGAATAGTATGTTATCATACTTCTATGAAAGAAGATTTACTTCATATTCCGTGGGGAACTATTGAACAATATAGTGCAGAATCTGCTGAGGTTACCAAGTTGATGGCGCAAAATTTTTACCGCTATATTAATTCAGATATTTGTGTGGGTTTAACAGGACTGACTACACCAGGCGGAAGCGAAAGCGACTCAAAACCTGTTGGAACCATTTTCATTCATATCATTTTTGGCGAAAAACAAATTGCCAAGCGTTTTGAGTTTAAAGGAACTCCCGAAAAAATTATTAATCAAGCAATAGATGTTGTGGCCGATTTGGTTTTGAAAGAGATATAA
- a CDS encoding PrgI family protein has protein sequence MENLNFIDPLLHGIKPESKPLNLSVKQMVFAGVGALLASAVLNKTGHKKASAVVGSLALPILASACYKKYSQISKEKIDAQASSGIEYNH, from the coding sequence ATGGAGAATTTGAATTTTATAGACCCATTATTACACGGAATTAAACCTGAAAGCAAACCGTTAAATCTGTCAGTAAAACAAATGGTATTTGCAGGCGTTGGTGCCCTTTTAGCATCGGCAGTTTTGAATAAAACAGGACATAAAAAAGCAAGTGCTGTTGTAGGAAGTCTTGCATTACCAATTTTAGCATCGGCTTGCTATAAAAAATACAGTCAAATATCTAAAGAAAAAATTGATGCTCAGGCAAGCAGCGGTATCGAATATAATCACTAA
- a CDS encoding STAS/SEC14 domain-containing protein: MIHQIDTTDNIVAFRALAEVTKEDFVTAVAPAVEHLVKQTNEINFLLVLDTDIENFTTGAWLQDALLGLKNLGKWNRAAIVTDTDEIISFTNGFSYIVPGEFRGYKKVDFNKALNWVEGNIN; the protein is encoded by the coding sequence ATGATACATCAAATTGATACCACAGATAATATTGTTGCCTTTAGAGCATTGGCAGAAGTGACAAAAGAAGACTTTGTGACAGCAGTAGCTCCAGCCGTTGAACATTTGGTAAAACAGACTAATGAAATTAATTTTTTATTGGTTTTAGATACCGATATTGAAAATTTTACGACAGGTGCTTGGCTGCAAGATGCTCTTCTTGGTTTGAAAAATCTTGGAAAATGGAATAGAGCAGCTATTGTTACCGATACTGACGAAATCATTTCTTTCACAAACGGATTTAGCTACATTGTTCCAGGTGAGTTTCGTGGTTATAAAAAAGTTGATTTTAATAAAGCATTAAACTGGGTCGAAGGAAATATAAACTAA
- a CDS encoding RagB/SusD family nutrient uptake outer membrane protein, whose amino-acid sequence MKTNTIFNIKTLAIFSFIWLFASCTNLDEVVLDEVLGEDASNPAGALAAAYDRLGDGTFVDHGGIFSLQEYTTDEAILPTRGSDWGDGGKWRDMHEFTWKSDNAVVVDNWNKLTNGITRSLTAIQSVEESSIPEKKLFLAEAKGLLAYYLYTTLDLYGQAPYRDPMNPNAPLQILKADTQIDQLIKDVEALLPDLAEMGTQQTHHGRFTKEAAYGFLAQMYLNRAVFKDRFNASSSFNFTEAAATGTGTDMDRVIYYTSLLIDSGKYTLESDYFKNFARDNDKGKELIFAISQKIDYIRNGSNSFAYVCMERNQRTSAANRGTNAACTTPEFFATWDGNHDDPRFQQKYQYSDGTWFKNDGTDVSVPATDIVPKSANLPWFHFNRGIEFGPQYGPILLSSGSLEMVNGRIKVSPLYMEKSTTTRMDFTPSLTFKNPAQAVFAQNEINQGARIFKYEFDPEGGNGNSNVDIPLYRLGGIYTMRAEAYFRKGNTAQAMEDLNKLRTSRKRESLFGSAPGKALTAIDQTVLYNEIGFELYWELYRRPQMIRFGKFDLPGTAKAASQPYRRVFPIPQSTIDVTKEFKQNQGYN is encoded by the coding sequence ATGAAGACAAATACAATTTTTAATATTAAAACATTAGCGATATTTTCTTTTATATGGCTTTTTGCAAGCTGTACAAATCTTGACGAAGTGGTGCTGGATGAGGTTTTAGGAGAAGATGCTTCAAACCCAGCTGGAGCTTTGGCAGCGGCTTACGATCGTTTAGGAGATGGAACTTTTGTAGATCACGGCGGTATTTTCTCTTTACAGGAATACACAACAGACGAAGCTATTTTGCCAACTCGCGGAAGTGACTGGGGAGATGGCGGAAAATGGAGAGACATGCATGAGTTTACATGGAAATCTGATAACGCTGTTGTGGTGGACAACTGGAATAAATTGACAAACGGAATTACGCGTTCTTTAACTGCAATTCAATCAGTTGAAGAAAGTTCAATTCCGGAGAAGAAATTGTTTTTAGCGGAAGCAAAAGGACTTTTAGCGTATTATTTATACACAACACTAGATTTGTACGGACAAGCGCCTTACAGAGATCCGATGAATCCGAATGCTCCATTGCAGATTTTAAAAGCCGATACGCAAATCGATCAATTGATAAAAGATGTTGAAGCTTTACTGCCAGATTTAGCAGAAATGGGAACACAGCAAACGCATCATGGAAGATTTACAAAAGAAGCGGCTTATGGATTCTTGGCACAGATGTATTTGAATCGTGCTGTTTTTAAGGATCGTTTCAATGCATCTTCAAGCTTTAATTTTACTGAAGCTGCTGCAACGGGTACAGGAACAGATATGGATCGTGTAATTTATTATACTTCATTGCTGATTGATTCTGGAAAATATACTTTAGAAAGCGATTATTTCAAAAACTTTGCAAGAGACAATGACAAAGGAAAAGAATTGATTTTTGCTATTTCTCAGAAGATTGATTACATCAGAAACGGTTCAAACAGTTTTGCTTATGTATGTATGGAGCGTAACCAAAGAACATCTGCAGCCAATAGAGGAACAAATGCCGCTTGTACCACTCCTGAGTTTTTTGCAACATGGGATGGAAATCACGATGACCCAAGATTTCAGCAAAAATATCAGTACTCTGACGGAACTTGGTTTAAAAATGACGGTACAGATGTAAGTGTTCCAGCGACAGATATTGTTCCGAAAAGCGCTAATTTACCTTGGTTCCATTTTAATAGAGGAATTGAATTTGGACCTCAATACGGACCAATCTTATTATCATCTGGTTCATTAGAAATGGTTAACGGACGTATTAAAGTTTCTCCGTTATACATGGAAAAAAGCACAACTACGAGAATGGATTTTACGCCTTCTTTAACCTTTAAAAATCCAGCTCAGGCAGTTTTTGCTCAAAACGAAATTAATCAGGGAGCGCGTATTTTTAAGTATGAATTTGACCCAGAAGGAGGAAACGGAAACAGCAATGTTGATATTCCGTTATATCGTTTAGGGGGAATTTATACGATGAGAGCTGAAGCTTATTTCAGAAAAGGAAATACTGCTCAAGCAATGGAAGATTTGAACAAATTGCGTACCAGCAGAAAAAGAGAATCATTATTCGGAAGCGCGCCAGGTAAAGCTTTGACGGCAATTGATCAGACTGTTTTATATAACGAAATTGGTTTCGAATTATACTGGGAATTATACAGAAGACCACAAATGATTCGTTTCGGGAAATTTGATCTTCCAGGAACCGCAAAAGCTGCTTCACAACCATACAGAAGAGTTTTCCCAATTCCACAGTCGACCATTGACGTGACTAAGGAATTCAAACAAAACCAAGGGTACAATTAA
- a CDS encoding SusC/RagA family TonB-linked outer membrane protein, which produces MYFKPSYLNLKSFVFLVLALLAFQSGYSKTLLKESKVANKIEKATLVSIFSKLTQQTDYKFSYGQAVIADNTAYAVNYSSESITAILNDLSKKANFNYNINGKLILIQKTAAPKTVNTKAVDRIKVKGKVVDENKLPIPGATIAETSSSNSTVTNFDGEFEITVGEGKTLDISYMGYKTKTVAVQTGFMTIQLDPNTAELNEVLVVGYGKQSKKDVTGAVTQLEAANFKQGVNVSVDNLMQGKVAGVRVVNTSGEPGAGVNVTIRGVGSIRSGSTPLFVVDGVPLSNDDVSPSGSNVGFGTSSAKNPLNFLNTSDIESITVLKDASASAIYGARGSNGVVLVTTKKGSKGEGTLTFDTYTGVATVANKLDVLSAGEYRNAIKDKAFDHGGNTDWQDVIYRTAITTNNSLSFSKQTESGNYYASIAQMDQEGVVRNSNFKRLSGRINAAESFLDNKRLKVKMNLTASETKDDGVPTSDDGGSNGQLIVHTLMANPTRSVFDANGNYTNFNMNAHYNPAYLLSIYQDQTRTLRVLGNLEASLRIIDGLEYKLNIGVDRSMAERNTTIFPNLTDLNPKGKYVQNNLDSKNSLVEHYLTYNLNLNKHKIEALGGFSYQKFERSGTSFSIDGIANQGEGVPPSINPGFKGTQSGTTGYAQENELQSYFGRLNYSFDNRYLLTASMRGDGSTRFGKNNKYGYFPSFALGWNIANESFLKDSSTLNNLKLRASWGQTGNQEVENKITQASYSLSGADGYYLYDDLNLVNGVSVNRTPNPDLKWEVVTQYNVGLDFNLWNDKLYGTLDYFNKTTTDAILNVPSQALSPTTTIWTNIDGKIINKGIEFMLGSKIVDTKNFSWNIDMNGATLHNKIEDLPVSEILTGTISGPGQSGVNANIYKSGYAAGSFYLLEHIGFDANGANIFKDQNGDGKIDNSDRIIIEGALPTFYYGFNSDMRYKNFTFSFSIIGQTGGYLLNNTGLNALNINNLASDRNVATGYYESGANPANSPILSTLFLEKSDFIRLNTARIGYNFDLKGLNWINGLTLYVTGQNLITITNYTGYDPLINSPKSNGGNQSIGIDYASYPTSRTFSFGATLKL; this is translated from the coding sequence ATGTATTTTAAACCTTCTTATTTAAATCTAAAGAGTTTTGTCTTTTTAGTTCTAGCTTTACTTGCCTTTCAGAGCGGTTATAGTAAAACTTTATTAAAAGAGTCAAAAGTAGCAAATAAAATAGAAAAAGCTACCCTTGTTTCTATTTTTTCAAAATTAACACAGCAGACCGATTACAAATTCAGCTACGGACAAGCTGTAATTGCTGATAATACAGCTTATGCAGTAAATTATAGCAGTGAGTCTATTACGGCAATTTTGAATGATCTTTCTAAAAAAGCCAATTTCAATTATAACATTAATGGGAAATTAATTTTAATTCAAAAAACGGCTGCGCCAAAAACAGTAAATACTAAAGCTGTTGACAGAATTAAAGTAAAAGGAAAAGTGGTTGACGAAAATAAACTGCCAATTCCGGGTGCGACAATTGCAGAAACAAGTTCGTCAAATTCAACGGTAACTAATTTCGATGGAGAATTTGAAATTACAGTTGGAGAAGGAAAAACGCTTGACATTTCTTATATGGGTTATAAGACTAAAACAGTTGCCGTACAAACTGGTTTTATGACGATTCAATTGGACCCAAATACAGCAGAATTAAATGAAGTTTTGGTTGTTGGTTACGGAAAACAATCTAAAAAAGATGTTACTGGTGCGGTTACGCAATTGGAAGCAGCAAACTTCAAACAAGGTGTAAACGTTTCTGTAGATAATTTAATGCAAGGAAAAGTGGCTGGTGTTCGTGTTGTAAATACAAGCGGTGAACCAGGAGCGGGAGTAAATGTAACCATTCGTGGAGTTGGATCTATCAGAAGCGGAAGTACGCCTTTGTTTGTTGTAGACGGTGTGCCGTTGTCAAATGATGATGTGAGTCCATCGGGAAGTAATGTTGGTTTCGGAACTTCATCGGCTAAAAATCCGTTGAACTTTTTGAATACAAGCGATATCGAATCGATTACGGTTCTGAAAGATGCATCGGCTTCTGCGATTTATGGAGCGAGAGGATCTAACGGAGTGGTTTTGGTAACTACTAAAAAAGGTTCTAAAGGCGAAGGAACATTAACTTTTGATACTTATACAGGAGTTGCAACTGTGGCTAATAAACTAGATGTTTTAAGTGCTGGCGAATACAGAAATGCAATTAAAGATAAAGCATTTGATCACGGAGGAAATACAGATTGGCAAGATGTAATTTACAGAACAGCTATTACGACAAACAATTCGCTTTCTTTTTCTAAACAGACAGAATCTGGAAATTATTATGCTTCGATTGCTCAAATGGATCAGGAAGGTGTGGTTCGAAACAGTAACTTCAAACGTCTTTCTGGAAGAATCAACGCTGCTGAATCATTTTTGGATAACAAACGTTTGAAAGTAAAAATGAATCTTACGGCGAGTGAAACTAAAGATGACGGAGTTCCAACAAGTGATGACGGTGGTTCAAACGGACAATTGATCGTACATACTTTAATGGCAAATCCAACGCGTTCTGTTTTTGATGCAAATGGAAATTATACCAACTTCAATATGAATGCGCATTATAATCCAGCTTATTTATTGAGCATTTACCAAGATCAAACTAGAACGTTGAGAGTTTTAGGGAACTTAGAGGCTTCTCTTAGAATTATTGACGGATTAGAATACAAATTGAACATTGGTGTCGATCGTTCGATGGCGGAAAGAAATACGACGATTTTTCCAAACTTAACCGATTTGAATCCGAAAGGGAAATATGTTCAGAATAATTTAGATTCTAAAAACTCTTTGGTTGAGCATTATCTAACGTACAATTTGAATTTAAATAAACATAAAATTGAAGCTTTAGGCGGTTTCTCATACCAAAAGTTTGAAAGATCAGGAACAAGTTTCAGTATTGATGGAATCGCAAATCAAGGTGAGGGTGTTCCGCCTTCAATAAATCCTGGATTTAAAGGAACACAATCTGGAACGACAGGTTATGCGCAGGAAAACGAATTGCAGTCTTATTTTGGAAGGTTGAATTATAGTTTCGATAATAGATATCTTCTAACAGCTTCTATGAGGGGTGACGGATCGACTCGTTTTGGTAAAAACAATAAATACGGTTATTTCCCATCATTTGCTTTAGGATGGAATATTGCAAATGAAAGTTTCTTAAAAGATTCTTCTACTTTAAATAATTTAAAACTAAGAGCAAGCTGGGGACAGACAGGAAACCAAGAAGTTGAAAATAAAATTACGCAAGCAAGCTACTCTTTGTCTGGTGCTGATGGATATTATTTATACGATGATTTAAATCTAGTGAACGGAGTTTCGGTAAACAGAACACCAAATCCTGATTTGAAATGGGAAGTTGTAACGCAATACAACGTTGGTTTAGATTTCAATTTATGGAATGATAAATTGTACGGAACATTAGATTATTTCAACAAAACAACAACAGATGCGATTTTAAATGTTCCTTCTCAAGCTTTGAGTCCAACAACTACAATTTGGACGAATATTGACGGTAAAATCATCAATAAAGGAATCGAGTTTATGTTAGGTTCAAAAATAGTGGACACTAAAAATTTCTCTTGGAATATTGACATGAATGGCGCAACGCTTCATAATAAAATTGAAGATCTTCCGGTTTCAGAAATTTTGACAGGAACAATTTCAGGTCCAGGACAATCTGGAGTAAATGCTAATATCTACAAAAGCGGTTATGCAGCAGGATCATTCTATTTGTTAGAACATATTGGTTTTGATGCAAATGGAGCAAACATCTTTAAAGATCAAAACGGAGACGGTAAAATTGATAATAGCGACAGAATCATTATTGAAGGAGCTTTACCAACTTTTTATTACGGATTTAATAGTGATATGAGATACAAAAACTTTACGTTCTCATTTTCTATCATCGGGCAAACGGGAGGTTATTTACTGAATAATACTGGTTTAAATGCATTAAATATCAACAACCTTGCATCTGATCGTAATGTAGCAACAGGTTATTATGAGTCTGGAGCAAATCCTGCCAACTCTCCAATCTTGTCTACTTTATTCTTAGAGAAATCAGATTTTATCAGATTGAATACAGCTCGTATTGGTTACAATTTTGATTTAAAAGGTTTAAACTGGATCAATGGATTAACACTTTATGTTACAGGCCAGAACTTAATTACGATTACAAATTACACAGGTTACGATCCGTTAATCAACAGTCCGAAATCTAACGGAGGAAATCAATCTATCGGTATCGATTATGCAAGTTATCCAACTTCTAGAACATTCAGTTTTGGAGCAACTTTAAAACTATAA